A genomic window from Ilyobacter polytropus DSM 2926 includes:
- a CDS encoding diguanylate cyclase, with amino-acid sequence MEKGILKEQNKIFKTLAILAVVIILITRFFFINPAIRDFRNKLESREIARVESIFSKDLNTLKHNLSTHSIWFDLHKAVSDKDIKFLKNYFDPTYLTNFKLDYIGFFDLSKEEIWSVKNSRHYFETEDFINNKADSLIDLEWNDKLKNYRDIDLINFNGKSYVYGVHHILDNLKNETPAGYLFFLREIDSKYVDQLSEGTGFNFSFVPLNAIKTPLKEQKPPPPPKKIGFKPHHDFGRTLLIPFYGSDDNISFAVNLKMEDQELQNNTLMHFTEIILVVLIILIILFTNLRIKSITRPIINLHKHIENISDLSTLKPLVHKNKKNEVDTVIHSFNKMIHILEKRDIELKNQNCVLADMVYIDTLTGVGSRRLLQDKMPEDFRDATENNELISIAMIDVDHFKLYNDTYGHIQGDTVLMKIGEMLKSTFYSSDFIMRYGGEEFLVFSKGKAAQEINRLINSFISNLRNEKIEHSKGIDGVVTASVGIYSAVPTKDDDLEEFIKIADSKLYKAKETGRNKIIFYKKR; translated from the coding sequence ATGGAAAAGGGAATATTAAAAGAACAAAATAAAATATTTAAAACGCTTGCCATTTTGGCAGTCGTAATTATTTTAATTACAAGGTTTTTTTTTATAAATCCTGCAATACGGGATTTTAGAAATAAACTTGAAAGTCGTGAAATAGCTCGGGTAGAATCTATTTTTTCAAAAGATCTAAACACCTTAAAACATAACCTTAGTACTCACTCTATTTGGTTTGACCTTCATAAGGCAGTATCAGATAAAGATATAAAATTTTTGAAAAATTATTTTGACCCAACTTATCTCACTAATTTTAAACTAGACTATATCGGCTTTTTCGATCTTTCAAAAGAAGAAATCTGGTCAGTTAAAAATTCAAGGCATTATTTTGAAACAGAGGACTTTATAAATAATAAAGCAGATAGCTTAATCGACCTAGAATGGAATGATAAATTAAAAAATTATAGGGATATTGACCTTATCAACTTCAACGGGAAAAGCTATGTCTACGGAGTTCACCATATCCTAGACAATTTAAAAAATGAGACCCCTGCAGGGTATTTATTTTTTTTAAGGGAGATAGACAGCAAATATGTAGATCAATTATCAGAGGGTACCGGATTTAATTTTAGTTTTGTTCCTTTAAATGCTATTAAAACTCCCTTAAAGGAACAAAAGCCGCCACCACCACCAAAAAAAATCGGTTTTAAACCTCATCATGATTTTGGCAGAACACTGCTCATTCCTTTCTACGGATCAGATGATAATATATCTTTTGCAGTAAATTTAAAAATGGAAGATCAGGAATTACAAAATAATACCTTAATGCACTTTACTGAAATTATCCTTGTCGTCCTTATAATTTTAATAATATTATTTACAAACTTAAGAATAAAATCTATAACCAGACCTATTATAAACCTTCATAAACACATAGAAAATATCAGTGACTTGTCTACCTTAAAGCCGTTGGTTCACAAAAATAAAAAAAATGAAGTAGATACAGTAATCCATTCTTTCAACAAAATGATTCACATACTTGAAAAAAGAGATATTGAATTAAAAAATCAAAACTGTGTTCTTGCTGACATGGTGTATATCGACACCCTTACCGGAGTGGGATCAAGAAGACTGCTTCAGGATAAGATGCCAGAGGACTTTAGAGACGCTACAGAGAACAATGAACTCATATCTATTGCAATGATAGATGTGGATCATTTCAAGCTGTATAATGACACCTACGGCCATATCCAGGGAGACACTGTTCTTATGAAAATCGGTGAGATGCTAAAATCAACCTTTTACAGCTCAGATTTCATAATGAGATACGGTGGAGAAGAGTTTTTAGTATTCTCGAAGGGAAAAGCAGCTCAAGAGATAAACAGACTTATAAATTCATTTATAAGTAATCTCAGAAATGAAAAAATTGAGCATTCAAAGGGTATAGACGGTGTTGTAACTGCAAGTGTTGGTATCTATAGCGCAGTCCCGACTAAAGATGATGATTTAGAAGAATTCATTAAAATTGCAGATTCAAAGCTTTATAAAGCCAAAGAAACAGGACGAAATAAAATAATTTTTTATAAAAAGCGATAA
- a CDS encoding SulP family inorganic anion transporter, with product MNLGHFQPKLFKIMFKEGYSKEQFLKDINAGVVVGIIALPLSIALAIASGVKPEQGLYTAIVAGFLISFFSGSRVQIGGPTGAFIVVLSQIVGKYGYDGLAISGMMAGVMLILMGLTGMGTIIKYIPYPVTIGFTTGIALVIFSGQLKDFLGIRAENLPSEFHEKIHYYFTNIHNINYQAAAIGLIAIFIILFFPKINKKIPGSLVAVIVTTVIVKLMNLPVETIGTNFGAVPNMLRMPSIPHADIATMKNLIQPAITIAILAGIESLLSAVVSDGMIGGKHNSNMELVGQGIANIFSPLFGGIPATGAIARTATNIKNGGRTPVAGIVHATTLMLIMLFFGKLSAMIPMATLAAILIVVSYNMSELAYFIKLFKSPKSDVSVLLTTFFLTVFLDLTVAIEMGMILSAFLFMKRMADVSGGNFITDEVIEEEMDSLFDKSQIPKGIEVYEIQGAFFFGAADKFTEILSDINYAPEILILRMREVSVIDATGLRALEHLVKKCQHQDTTLVLSGVKSGLIGYLKKSGIFDMIGEEKIFSDYDISLDFAKDMINKQVKLKLS from the coding sequence ATGAATTTAGGGCATTTTCAACCAAAGCTCTTTAAAATCATGTTTAAAGAGGGTTATTCAAAAGAACAGTTTTTAAAAGATATAAATGCAGGGGTGGTGGTTGGAATAATAGCACTTCCTCTTTCCATAGCACTGGCCATAGCATCAGGAGTAAAACCAGAACAGGGCCTCTATACAGCAATTGTTGCAGGATTCCTTATCTCTTTTTTCAGTGGAAGCAGAGTTCAGATAGGTGGTCCCACAGGTGCCTTTATTGTCGTCCTTTCTCAGATCGTGGGAAAATACGGTTATGACGGTCTTGCTATATCTGGCATGATGGCAGGAGTCATGCTCATATTAATGGGGCTTACCGGCATGGGTACCATCATAAAATACATACCATATCCTGTAACAATAGGTTTTACAACAGGTATAGCTTTAGTTATCTTTTCGGGACAGTTAAAGGATTTTCTGGGAATACGAGCAGAAAACCTCCCCTCGGAATTTCATGAAAAAATCCATTATTATTTTACAAATATTCACAATATAAACTATCAAGCGGCTGCAATAGGACTAATAGCTATTTTCATAATTTTATTTTTCCCCAAAATAAACAAAAAAATACCTGGTTCTCTGGTGGCAGTTATAGTTACCACAGTTATAGTTAAATTGATGAACCTTCCTGTGGAAACCATAGGAACAAATTTCGGAGCGGTACCAAATATGCTGAGGATGCCATCAATACCTCATGCAGATATAGCCACAATGAAGAATCTCATACAGCCTGCTATAACTATAGCTATCCTTGCAGGTATAGAATCACTTCTGTCTGCTGTGGTATCTGACGGTATGATAGGAGGTAAGCACAATTCCAATATGGAGCTAGTGGGACAGGGAATAGCAAATATTTTTTCTCCCCTATTCGGAGGAATCCCTGCTACCGGTGCCATAGCCAGAACAGCCACCAACATCAAAAACGGAGGTAGAACTCCTGTAGCAGGTATAGTTCATGCCACAACTCTCATGTTAATAATGCTGTTCTTCGGAAAACTTTCAGCCATGATACCCATGGCTACCTTAGCAGCTATTCTGATAGTAGTCTCTTACAACATGAGTGAGCTAGCTTATTTTATCAAGCTTTTCAAAAGTCCTAAAAGTGATGTGTCTGTACTGCTCACCACATTTTTTCTCACAGTATTTTTAGATCTTACTGTGGCCATTGAGATGGGGATGATTCTTTCTGCATTCTTGTTTATGAAAAGAATGGCAGACGTTAGCGGAGGAAACTTTATAACCGATGAGGTAATAGAAGAGGAGATGGACAGCTTATTCGATAAGAGTCAAATCCCTAAGGGTATAGAGGTCTATGAGATACAGGGAGCTTTTTTCTTTGGAGCTGCAGATAAATTTACAGAGATTCTCTCTGATATAAATTATGCTCCAGAGATTCTCATCCTGAGAATGAGAGAGGTCAGTGTTATAGATGCCACAGGTTTGAGAGCCTTAGAACACCTCGTAAAAAAATGTCAGCACCAGGATACCACCTTGGTTTTATCAGGTGTGAAAAGCGGACTCATAGGCTACTTAAAAAAATCCGGAATCTTCGACATGATCGGAGAGGAAAAAATATTTTCAGATTATGACATTTCCCTTGACTTTGCAAAAGATATGATCAATAAACAGGTAAAATTAAAACTTTCCTGA
- a CDS encoding PocR ligand-binding domain-containing protein, with product MNNLVDNNKNSLDIEFFQILQDRLSKEFQIASVITDVNGFPITKPSNFTEFCGDHTRKTELGFKKCMLCDSYGGTKAMLLKKPIVYKCHAGLIDFASPILMGDKLIGCFLCGQVLSEKPDKEKFTNISKEFGIDSDVYLDAVDKIKILPYEEIEYIANFVYKISSKISDFTYYQDVGMASSKNLKKSTEEFNLFLENIEKTSSSIDSDFKCTVKNFFLRISDTLFKKFKVDDDKISSINNQINSISYETSKIDTKLKETKENFETMTTSLFTNKK from the coding sequence ATGAATAATTTAGTTGATAATAATAAAAATTCATTGGATATAGAGTTTTTCCAGATATTGCAGGACCGATTGTCAAAAGAGTTTCAGATAGCCAGTGTCATAACAGATGTAAACGGATTTCCCATAACAAAACCTAGTAATTTTACGGAATTTTGCGGCGATCACACCAGAAAAACTGAGTTAGGTTTTAAAAAATGTATGCTTTGTGATTCATACGGAGGAACAAAGGCCATGCTTTTAAAGAAACCAATAGTGTACAAATGCCACGCTGGTTTGATTGATTTTGCCAGCCCTATACTGATGGGAGACAAGTTGATAGGATGTTTTTTGTGCGGTCAGGTCTTGTCAGAAAAACCCGATAAAGAAAAATTTACAAATATATCCAAAGAATTTGGTATAGATTCAGATGTGTATCTCGATGCAGTGGACAAAATAAAAATACTTCCGTACGAAGAAATAGAGTATATTGCAAATTTTGTGTATAAAATTTCATCTAAGATATCGGATTTTACTTATTATCAGGATGTTGGTATGGCATCTAGCAAAAACTTAAAAAAAAGCACCGAAGAATTTAATCTTTTTTTAGAAAATATAGAAAAAACCTCTTCTTCAATTGACTCAGATTTTAAATGTACAGTTAAGAATTTTTTTCTGAGAATTTCAGATACACTGTTTAAAAAGTTTAAAGTAGATGATGATAAAATATCTTCCATAAATAATCAAATAAATTCTATCTCTTATGAAACTTCCAAAATAGATACAAAACTGAAAGAAACAAAGGAAAATTTCGAAACCATGACTACATCTTTATTCACAAATAAAAAATAA
- a CDS encoding response regulator transcription factor, whose translation MVKVLIIEDSEETVELLKVILRNENNIEIYEASSVKEGMKIITLKKPNIILLDLNLPDGNGSYVCEKLRKNPTLYNNPFILAITAETSQSSINKNLELGCDDYIKKPFNQKELLIRIKKFIKRVPEKKQELTYEKINVNLKNKNVVYDTDNVTLSKNEFKLLTFFIVNKGILLNREKILDHVWDDNLEISNKAVDQCLKRLRKKIPLLNDALVSKRGFGYILK comes from the coding sequence ATGGTAAAAGTGTTAATTATAGAAGACTCTGAAGAAACCGTAGAACTTTTGAAAGTGATACTACGCAATGAAAATAATATTGAAATTTATGAGGCAAGTTCAGTGAAAGAGGGAATGAAGATTATAACTTTGAAAAAACCAAATATAATCCTTTTAGATCTTAACCTGCCAGATGGAAACGGAAGTTATGTTTGTGAAAAACTGAGAAAAAATCCTACCTTATATAACAACCCTTTTATTTTGGCTATCACTGCAGAAACTTCTCAGAGTAGTATAAATAAAAATCTCGAGCTAGGTTGTGATGACTACATAAAAAAACCTTTTAATCAAAAGGAACTTTTAATAAGAATAAAAAAATTTATTAAAAGAGTTCCAGAAAAAAAACAGGAGTTAACATACGAAAAAATAAATGTCAATTTGAAAAATAAAAATGTTGTTTATGATACCGACAATGTAACTCTTTCAAAAAATGAATTTAAACTACTTACATTTTTCATAGTTAATAAGGGTATTTTACTGAACAGAGAAAAAATACTAGATCATGTGTGGGATGATAACCTAGAAATAAGCAACAAGGCTGTTGATCAGTGTTTAAAAAGACTCAGAAAAAAAATTCCGTTATTGAATGACGCATTAGTATCCAAAAGAGGATTTGGATATATCTTGAAATAA
- a CDS encoding ATP-binding protein gives MKIHRKIALSNTIIFTLYLTAAYIFLKESIGISILKDHFFIKTIAAVSVFFIMSNFISKFMLITVYSSLEKLDKVISLINNKFISNLRKELLNMEGCFHQIFSSIKIDIIDILVKESEIKKQKEKAEELSEKLTLLNKNLEQMVEKRTTQLKSAKEHAEAANRSKNEFLAKISHEMRTPLTPIIGYSRMLKKSELSDYTKEKLETIHNSGVKLLNFTNELLDFSKIEAGTVELNFEPFGIKKFFKEIYNEHCEKAEEKNIQFQIELPQNDIIIYSDKMKLYEVVKNLVHNAIKYTKKGSVLCTVEIRDSLLCFDVYDSGIGISDKNINYIFESFGQINKQSAGAGLGLSITKRLIEILKGDIKVESKLGIGTTFNVSIPIEIYKNSDENFAFNLRKLLNKTNPKVKPIILKSLLKFPIRLKKLKEACENKNIEEIRKLNHKNLGTYGNLNMAFIYGKSKDISSELKKDKVNFKKILSCISELENMNRTLEYDSIFKEYLKMKNKKLSILMAEDVEENRDFMRALLESDAVRLTCVENGLLALKELQQNKFDIIFLDIQMPVMDGVQALKHIKSNFELKKTPTLALTAQAIVGDKEKYLPLGFDGYITKPINEPIFFSHLEYFINNEMEDN, from the coding sequence ATGAAAATACATAGAAAAATAGCTCTTTCCAACACTATTATATTTACCTTGTACTTAACAGCAGCTTATATTTTTTTAAAAGAAAGCATCGGTATTTCAATACTTAAAGATCATTTTTTTATAAAGACAATAGCAGCTGTTTCTGTTTTTTTCATCATGTCAAATTTCATTTCTAAATTTATGTTAATAACCGTCTACAGCAGTCTTGAAAAATTAGATAAGGTAATATCTCTAATAAATAACAAGTTTATTTCTAACTTAAGAAAAGAGCTTTTAAACATGGAAGGATGTTTTCACCAAATCTTTTCATCCATTAAAATAGATATTATTGATATCCTGGTTAAAGAAAGTGAGATAAAAAAACAAAAAGAAAAAGCTGAAGAACTCAGTGAAAAACTAACCCTTTTGAACAAAAATCTAGAACAGATGGTTGAGAAAAGGACTACCCAGTTAAAATCTGCAAAGGAACATGCTGAAGCTGCAAACCGGTCTAAAAATGAATTTCTAGCAAAAATAAGTCACGAAATGAGGACACCTCTGACTCCTATAATCGGATACTCTCGTATGTTAAAAAAATCAGAATTATCAGATTATACAAAAGAAAAACTCGAAACTATCCACAACTCCGGAGTTAAGTTATTAAACTTTACAAATGAACTTTTGGACTTTTCAAAAATAGAAGCCGGAACAGTCGAACTGAATTTTGAGCCTTTTGGCATCAAAAAATTTTTCAAAGAAATTTACAATGAACACTGTGAAAAAGCTGAGGAAAAAAATATACAATTTCAAATTGAGTTACCTCAAAATGACATAATAATATATTCTGACAAAATGAAGTTATATGAAGTTGTAAAAAATCTGGTTCATAACGCCATTAAATATACTAAAAAGGGATCTGTTCTGTGTACCGTAGAAATAAGAGACTCTTTGTTATGCTTTGATGTCTATGACAGCGGCATAGGAATCTCTGATAAAAATATCAATTATATTTTTGAAAGTTTCGGACAGATAAACAAACAGTCTGCAGGTGCAGGTCTAGGACTTAGCATCACTAAAAGATTAATTGAGATTCTAAAGGGAGATATAAAAGTCGAGAGTAAATTGGGTATCGGAACCACTTTTAATGTAAGTATTCCAATTGAAATTTACAAAAACTCAGATGAAAATTTTGCCTTTAATTTAAGAAAATTGTTGAACAAGACAAATCCAAAAGTAAAACCTATTATTTTAAAAAGTCTTTTGAAATTCCCTATTAGATTAAAAAAACTAAAAGAAGCCTGTGAAAACAAAAATATAGAAGAAATCAGAAAATTAAACCACAAGAATTTGGGCACGTACGGAAATTTAAATATGGCATTTATCTATGGAAAATCAAAGGATATATCAAGCGAACTAAAAAAAGATAAAGTTAATTTTAAAAAAATCCTCTCCTGCATCTCAGAACTGGAAAATATGAATCGGACTTTAGAATATGATAGTATTTTTAAAGAATATCTGAAGATGAAAAATAAAAAATTAAGTATTCTTATGGCTGAAGATGTGGAAGAAAATAGAGATTTTATGAGAGCTCTATTAGAATCAGATGCAGTAAGACTAACTTGTGTAGAGAATGGCTTGTTGGCTTTAAAAGAATTACAGCAAAATAAATTTGATATTATTTTCTTAGATATTCAAATGCCGGTAATGGACGGAGTCCAGGCTTTAAAGCATATAAAATCAAATTTTGAATTAAAAAAAACACCTACCCTTGCTCTGACAGCTCAGGCAATAGTGGGCGACAAAGAAAAATACCTCCCTCTTGGATTTGACGGGTATATAACCAAACCAATTAATGAGCCTATATTTTTTAGTCATTTAGAATATTTTATAAATAATGAAATGGAGGATAATTAA
- a CDS encoding 4Fe-4S dicluster domain-containing protein produces the protein MDIVQKIREAGIVGAGGAGFPTHIKFSVDKVDYLLVNGAECEPLLQIDKYLMREKASEIIKILEQLGDRIQAKEIHIALKGKYKSEITELENAIKNLNSRVKIFKMGTYYPAGDEQQIVFEVTGRTVPEAGIPLDVGVIVTNVGTLVNIYEAVDSDKPVVDKCLSIHGEVKKPLIIKTPIGMTFEKCIEAAGGATIDNYKIIVGGPMMGKVIVKESLKKEVVTKTTGALIVVPEDHYMIYRNGKTVKHIVNEAKSACIQCRMCTDLCPRYLIGHKLRPHRIMRNVSMLENDSEILKEAMLCCECGICELFACPMQISPRLVNIHLKNIFRKNNVRFEKSTRELAADSMREYRKVPTDRLISRIGMSKYTDFSEKKAVVLESDEVSIPLKQHIGAPAKPVVSVGDHVECGQVIGEVKEGLGANIHSSIEGIVIGIGDSVIIKNKGANK, from the coding sequence ATGGATATTGTTCAAAAAATACGTGAAGCCGGAATTGTAGGTGCTGGAGGTGCCGGTTTTCCCACCCACATAAAATTTTCTGTGGATAAGGTAGATTATTTACTGGTAAATGGAGCTGAGTGCGAACCCCTTTTACAAATAGATAAGTACCTCATGAGGGAAAAAGCCAGTGAAATAATTAAAATTTTGGAGCAATTAGGTGATAGAATCCAGGCAAAAGAGATACATATAGCTCTTAAGGGAAAGTATAAATCTGAAATTACTGAGCTGGAAAATGCAATAAAAAATTTAAATTCAAGGGTGAAGATATTTAAAATGGGTACTTATTATCCTGCTGGTGACGAGCAGCAGATAGTTTTTGAGGTAACAGGGCGTACAGTTCCAGAAGCAGGAATACCTCTTGATGTTGGGGTTATAGTTACCAATGTAGGAACCCTTGTAAATATATATGAGGCTGTGGACTCTGACAAACCTGTGGTTGATAAATGTCTAAGCATACATGGGGAAGTAAAAAAACCTCTGATTATAAAGACGCCTATTGGAATGACCTTTGAAAAATGTATAGAGGCTGCCGGAGGTGCAACTATTGACAATTATAAGATAATTGTCGGGGGCCCTATGATGGGAAAAGTTATAGTTAAAGAAAGTTTGAAAAAAGAGGTAGTTACAAAAACAACAGGGGCACTTATTGTGGTACCGGAAGATCACTATATGATCTACAGAAATGGGAAAACCGTAAAGCATATTGTAAATGAAGCCAAGTCAGCTTGTATCCAGTGCAGGATGTGTACTGATCTCTGTCCTAGATATCTTATTGGTCACAAGCTCAGACCTCACAGAATCATGAGAAATGTGAGTATGCTGGAAAATGACAGCGAGATATTGAAAGAGGCCATGCTCTGCTGTGAGTGTGGTATCTGCGAGCTATTTGCATGCCCTATGCAGATTTCTCCAAGACTTGTAAATATACACTTAAAAAATATATTTAGAAAAAATAATGTCAGGTTTGAAAAAAGTACAAGGGAACTCGCGGCAGATTCTATGAGGGAGTATAGAAAAGTACCTACCGACAGGCTTATAAGCAGGATAGGTATGAGTAAATATACTGATTTTTCTGAAAAAAAAGCTGTGGTTTTAGAGTCAGATGAAGTTTCTATTCCTCTGAAACAGCATATAGGAGCACCTGCTAAACCAGTGGTGTCTGTAGGGGACCATGTAGAGTGCGGTCAGGTTATAGGTGAGGTAAAGGAAGGTTTAGGAGCAAATATCCATTCTAGTATAGAGGGGATCGTGATTGGTATAGGGGATTCTGTAATTATAAAAAACAAGGGGGCGAATAAATAA
- a CDS encoding BMC domain-containing protein, with amino-acid sequence MDTVGIIELNSIARGIEVTDSLLKSAEVTLLKAGTICPGKYMVIVKGYVGAVKSAIQTGVEIGAENVVESKVITRLDPRVIMAVNAASEIKKMRSLGVIEFFDVTSALYAADSAIKSADVEIIEIRMGYAIGGKSYVTLTGDLSAVKTAVEVGSKAGEDNCMLVNKAVIASPRKELIESLL; translated from the coding sequence ATGGATACAGTGGGAATTATAGAACTAAACAGTATAGCTCGTGGAATAGAGGTAACTGATAGTTTATTGAAATCTGCAGAAGTAACTCTTTTGAAAGCCGGTACAATATGCCCCGGAAAATATATGGTTATTGTAAAAGGATATGTAGGGGCTGTAAAATCAGCTATACAAACAGGGGTAGAAATTGGTGCGGAAAATGTAGTGGAAAGCAAGGTGATAACCAGACTAGACCCGAGGGTTATAATGGCAGTAAATGCTGCTAGTGAAATAAAAAAAATGAGGTCCCTGGGAGTAATTGAATTTTTTGATGTCACTTCTGCTCTTTATGCTGCAGACTCAGCAATAAAATCCGCAGATGTTGAGATTATAGAGATAAGGATGGGGTATGCTATAGGAGGTAAATCTTATGTTACTCTGACCGGTGACCTGAGTGCTGTAAAAACTGCTGTAGAAGTGGGTTCTAAAGCTGGGGAAGACAATTGTATGCTTGTCAATAAAGCTGTCATTGCTTCGCCTCGAAAGGAGTTAATTGAAAGCCTATTATAA
- a CDS encoding phosphotransferase, giving the protein MELGLILDNENIELYVKKRTKLFDQHSELTIVNIADQDDEETDGFVNFLFRIIDDAGKSVILKQARPYIRVFDEASLDVSRNKLEYETMRIRSNICHNYVPEIFHIDYENNAFIMEDCKDYRPLRFEMSKMKRFDDLAKQISEYMSKSNFYTSEYFLSSEDHKGLQAAFVNIEMRNIIENAAFIKDYVNVGTRRDDIHETIVEWIWQQEIVQLETLKSRDIFMKKGQCLVHGDLHTSNVLVSEDNIKIIDMEYTFMGPFSADMGYFLANFIFAYSALMMREDCSTSERSDYAKYILETIEETVDNYYKNFRLCWEKDAKEIYRKVPGYLENIEKDFLFESMGIMASAAICRVTGDFELTDLNCIDDPLKKNKARSLVMLICHQVFKEREKYGGIKDLIKTIVDTSKVFISINGF; this is encoded by the coding sequence GTGGAATTGGGATTGATTTTGGATAATGAAAATATTGAGTTATATGTAAAAAAACGGACGAAATTATTTGATCAACACTCAGAGTTAACAATTGTAAATATTGCTGATCAAGATGATGAAGAGACTGATGGATTTGTAAACTTTCTCTTTCGTATTATAGATGACGCAGGGAAATCTGTTATATTAAAGCAGGCTCGACCTTATATAAGAGTATTTGATGAGGCATCACTAGATGTATCACGAAATAAGCTAGAATATGAAACAATGAGAATCCGTAGCAATATTTGTCATAATTACGTTCCAGAGATTTTTCATATAGATTATGAAAATAACGCCTTTATTATGGAAGACTGTAAAGATTATAGACCTTTAAGATTTGAGATGTCCAAGATGAAACGTTTCGATGATTTGGCAAAACAAATTTCAGAGTATATGTCAAAGTCAAATTTTTATACTTCAGAATACTTTTTATCATCAGAGGATCACAAAGGACTTCAGGCAGCCTTTGTTAACATTGAAATGAGAAATATTATAGAAAATGCTGCCTTTATTAAAGATTATGTGAATGTAGGTACCCGGCGTGATGATATTCATGAGACTATCGTTGAGTGGATATGGCAACAAGAAATTGTTCAGCTCGAGACATTAAAAAGCCGTGACATATTTATGAAAAAAGGACAATGTCTGGTACATGGTGATCTGCACACATCAAATGTTCTTGTTTCAGAAGATAACATAAAGATTATAGACATGGAGTATACTTTTATGGGGCCTTTTTCAGCAGATATGGGGTATTTTCTGGCTAATTTTATATTTGCTTACAGTGCTTTAATGATGAGGGAAGACTGCAGTACTAGTGAAAGATCTGATTATGCCAAGTATATCTTGGAAACTATTGAGGAAACAGTCGATAATTACTATAAAAATTTTAGGCTGTGTTGGGAAAAGGATGCTAAGGAGATCTATCGAAAAGTCCCGGGATATCTTGAAAATATTGAAAAAGATTTTTTATTCGAATCCATGGGGATAATGGCTTCAGCTGCTATTTGCAGAGTAACTGGAGATTTTGAACTGACTGACTTAAATTGCATTGATGACCCATTAAAGAAAAACAAGGCACGCAGCTTGGTTATGCTAATATGTCATCAGGTTTTTAAAGAAAGAGAGAAATATGGTGGCATAAAAGATTTGATTAAAACCATTGTTGATACGAGCAAGGTATTTATATCAATTAACGGATTCTAA